From a region of the Methanolobus tindarius DSM 2278 genome:
- a CDS encoding sugar phosphate nucleotidyltransferase, whose amino-acid sequence MKVIIPAAGTGTRLFPHTHTKPKPMVYIAGKPIIGHILDRMIDLEPEEIILVVGYHKEQLMSYVTEHYSDIFNIKYVEQKNRLGLGHSVYITHDLIGNSDVMIALGDMIFKAGYKDFYDKHVNNEKCAGSIGVREVDEPKKYGIVELEKSSPCIKRLEEKPEKPASNLGISGVYFVKNTPVLFDVLEWMMQNDVKTRGEYQLTDALQEMIKRGCKLKTFKVSSWYDCGHASSLLDTNKVLLSENENINPDFQSSDSVIIHPIAIGKNVKISNSVVGPYTSIAEGTVVESSIISNSVIGARTHISKVNLQSSIVGDDAKVAGKHNSLNIGDSSSIEF is encoded by the coding sequence ATGAAAGTAATAATTCCTGCTGCCGGAACCGGGACACGTCTGTTCCCACATACCCACACAAAACCAAAACCTATGGTCTATATTGCAGGCAAACCTATCATTGGACATATCCTTGACAGAATGATAGATCTTGAACCTGAAGAAATAATACTTGTTGTCGGTTATCATAAAGAACAATTGATGTCATATGTAACTGAACATTATTCTGATATCTTCAATATCAAATATGTTGAACAAAAAAACAGACTGGGGCTTGGCCATTCTGTATACATCACTCATGATCTAATTGGGAACTCCGATGTTATGATAGCATTAGGGGACATGATATTTAAGGCGGGTTATAAGGACTTCTATGACAAACATGTGAACAATGAGAAGTGTGCTGGTTCAATTGGAGTACGCGAAGTTGATGAACCTAAAAAATATGGAATTGTTGAACTTGAAAAAAGCTCCCCATGTATAAAAAGACTTGAGGAAAAGCCAGAGAAGCCTGCATCAAATCTAGGAATATCAGGCGTGTATTTTGTCAAAAATACACCTGTTCTTTTTGATGTGTTGGAATGGATGATGCAAAATGATGTAAAAACACGCGGAGAATATCAACTTACTGATGCACTACAGGAAATGATAAAAAGAGGATGCAAATTAAAAACATTTAAAGTTTCAAGCTGGTACGATTGTGGGCATGCCAGTTCACTCCTTGATACAAATAAAGTTCTCTTATCTGAAAATGAAAACATAAATCCTGACTTTCAAAGTAGCGATTCAGTAATAATACATCCAATAGCTATTGGGAAAAATGTTAAGATATCAAATTCTGTAGTTGGCCCTTATACATCCATAGCTGAAGGAACTGTTGTGGAAAGTTCTATAATTTCAAATAGCGTTATTGGAGCACGCACTCATATATCTAAAGTCAATTTACAGTCATCCATTGTGGGTGACGATGCAAAAGTTGCAGGAAAACACAATTCATTAAATATAGGAGACTCATCATCTATTGAGTTTTAA
- a CDS encoding glycosyltransferase family protein, whose protein sequence is MSKKNQSNNEDKVCEDSRHHLLDLSSLVIIVALAFSTIFYLWDIIFSSNMLAGNPTDMIEFPVFSQIQSIIVYHQIPLWDNLWLGGFPEYASPISALYNPLVTIPYFMFGLIAGSKVIVVLHVFLAGVCFWIFSTTITSRRSLQLYGSFLFMLSGTLITRVNAGHTELLTTQMFIPLSLFFVMKAVESRNIVYVICSAISISMFIFGGAIYYFVFFMMMFLVYSIVTCFEQTDSKKFKLNTTNLKIISFIFILTIMFSSIKLIPALFVSDNIVRIDPIDPLKGSGLFRDMFTSFVTGNYLEGYSVNETYSYLGFLPFIFAIVSLFHNAREKIFYYISFLVFLLWAGGSNNLMGVLRYFPFFENFRVPGRSLLFASFIVISLSIYGIQWFFERLEKEDNKSTKPVFWLIGFVLLFEIQEILLNSAKVAFSNVGIGFFGLLLTLLISLYVIININGDGDPENKTLFILIFMSIFLISAINIATISPHENNIENSTSLQIMQQIKDYDNDTHQQIWLTTDGWPYYHMDFTYAAMKNDLHMQRSYYGYFLDTVPSTVQIGNTSYYAANYLVDTQYLESGETIDAPAILSVNGVSVVEIPESLPNVFSIRGNSMMPLDLKYFSPNKVVVDGSLIQAGDVVVYKCAYYDGWKANGMTAENMGNMVGTTASTSGEDLEFVFDPIDFKIGLLITLITIFIFIVSVIKKDKVNSYLKE, encoded by the coding sequence ATGTCCAAAAAAAATCAAAGTAACAATGAAGATAAAGTCTGTGAAGATTCACGGCATCATTTATTAGATTTAAGTTCATTAGTCATAATTGTAGCATTAGCATTTTCAACCATATTTTATCTGTGGGATATCATATTTTCATCAAATATGCTTGCAGGCAATCCTACTGACATGATAGAATTTCCGGTATTCTCACAAATACAATCTATTATTGTTTACCACCAAATACCTTTGTGGGATAATTTGTGGTTAGGGGGTTTTCCTGAGTATGCCAGTCCTATAAGTGCTCTGTATAATCCTCTTGTGACGATTCCATATTTTATGTTTGGATTAATTGCCGGTTCAAAAGTTATTGTTGTACTGCATGTCTTTTTGGCAGGTGTTTGCTTCTGGATATTTTCTACAACAATAACTTCTAGGCGTTCACTTCAGCTTTATGGTTCATTCTTGTTCATGCTTTCAGGTACTTTGATCACAAGGGTAAATGCAGGACACACTGAATTGTTGACCACTCAAATGTTTATTCCTCTTTCTTTGTTCTTTGTAATGAAAGCAGTTGAATCAAGGAATATAGTTTATGTGATCTGTTCAGCAATTTCGATTTCAATGTTCATATTTGGCGGTGCGATTTATTATTTTGTATTTTTCATGATGATGTTCCTTGTTTATTCTATTGTTACATGCTTTGAGCAAACGGATAGCAAGAAATTCAAATTAAATACCACAAATCTAAAAATTATTTCTTTTATATTCATTCTTACAATAATGTTCAGTTCCATTAAGTTAATACCTGCATTATTTGTAAGTGATAATATCGTCAGAATAGATCCTATTGACCCTTTAAAAGGCAGCGGTCTTTTTAGAGATATGTTTACTTCTTTTGTAACTGGAAATTATCTGGAAGGATATAGTGTGAATGAAACTTATTCCTATCTTGGTTTTCTTCCATTTATTTTTGCTATTGTATCATTATTCCATAATGCACGTGAAAAAATATTCTACTATATATCTTTCCTTGTTTTCCTTCTATGGGCAGGTGGAAGCAATAATTTAATGGGTGTATTAAGGTATTTCCCATTTTTTGAGAATTTCAGGGTGCCTGGAAGATCCTTATTGTTTGCATCATTTATTGTAATATCATTGTCTATCTATGGTATTCAATGGTTCTTTGAGCGTCTTGAAAAAGAAGATAACAAATCCACAAAACCGGTATTCTGGTTAATTGGTTTTGTTTTGTTATTTGAAATACAAGAAATATTGCTAAACTCTGCAAAAGTAGCTTTTTCAAATGTAGGCATTGGTTTTTTTGGTTTATTACTTACTCTTCTAATTTCATTATATGTAATTATTAACATTAATGGTGATGGGGATCCAGAAAACAAGACTTTGTTCATTTTAATATTTATGAGTATATTTCTCATATCTGCAATTAACATTGCAACAATTAGTCCACATGAGAACAATATTGAAAATTCAACTTCTTTACAAATAATGCAGCAAATTAAGGATTATGACAACGACACCCACCAACAGATTTGGTTGACAACAGATGGGTGGCCATACTATCACATGGATTTCACATATGCTGCAATGAAAAACGATTTGCATATGCAAAGATCTTATTATGGATATTTTTTAGATACAGTCCCCTCTACTGTACAAATTGGTAACACTTCTTACTATGCAGCGAATTATCTAGTAGATACTCAGTATCTTGAATCTGGTGAAACAATTGATGCACCTGCTATTTTATCAGTAAATGGCGTGTCTGTTGTTGAAATTCCAGAGAGTCTTCCTAATGTATTTTCAATACGGGGAAACAGCATGATGCCGTTGGATCTGAAATACTTCTCTCCAAATAAAGTTGTAGTTGATGGTTCTTTGATTCAGGCAGGAGATGTTGTAGTATACAAATGTGCCTACTATGATGGCTGGAAAGCAAATGGGATGACTGCTGAAAATATGGGTAATATGGTGGGAACAACAGCCTCAACTTCAGGAGAAGATCTGGAATTTGTATTTGATCCGATTGATTTCAAAATAGGATTGTTAATTACACTAATCACTATCTTCATATTTATAGTGTCAGTGATTAAAAAAGATAAAGTCAATTCTTATTTGAAAGAATGA
- a CDS encoding lysylphosphatidylglycerol synthase transmembrane domain-containing protein, translating into MKKTDISTLIFSKKTIFSFIVSFLILFILVKNVDSEAVLEVSKSASLSLLIMAFILHYISFLARGTRWNTLLKVAGISTKILSVTKMVFLSWFVNSIVPAKLGDIYRSYLLKKSTDTPISASLGTIFIERIFDIAILLLLLTSSGLVIFNRNIPQQISEAMGIGYFLLLIVIMGLIFVWIFKDRFYDILPEKFHFHFRNLHNGVYLSLSDKKTILRTITMTILIWALEASRFMLVTKSLGINLGFEIIIFVVLAASLLTAIPLTPAGLGAVEVSIVFLLGIFGTDVATGTSIALLDRLISYWSILITGALVYIFDKTE; encoded by the coding sequence ATGAAAAAAACAGACATTTCAACTCTTATCTTTAGTAAGAAAACCATATTTTCCTTTATAGTATCATTTCTAATATTATTCATTCTTGTCAAAAATGTAGATTCGGAAGCTGTTCTCGAGGTATCAAAAAGTGCTTCGTTATCCCTCCTCATAATGGCATTTATCTTACACTACATATCATTTCTTGCAAGAGGAACAAGATGGAATACTCTGCTAAAAGTTGCAGGTATTTCTACTAAAATTTTGTCCGTGACAAAAATGGTCTTTCTTTCATGGTTCGTCAACAGCATCGTTCCTGCAAAGCTAGGAGACATCTATAGAAGTTATCTTCTGAAGAAATCAACGGACACACCAATTTCCGCATCTCTTGGAACGATATTTATAGAACGCATTTTTGATATTGCTATACTCTTATTGCTTCTTACTTCCAGTGGATTGGTAATATTTAATAGAAACATTCCCCAGCAGATATCAGAAGCTATGGGTATAGGATATTTTTTACTCCTTATTGTGATTATGGGACTTATTTTTGTATGGATTTTTAAAGATAGATTTTATGATATTCTACCGGAAAAATTTCATTTCCACTTTAGGAACCTACATAATGGGGTTTACCTATCCCTATCAGATAAGAAAACGATTTTAAGAACAATTACAATGACGATTTTGATTTGGGCACTTGAAGCATCAAGGTTTATGCTTGTCACTAAATCATTGGGAATAAATCTTGGATTTGAAATTATAATCTTTGTAGTGCTTGCGGCATCGTTGCTGACAGCGATACCTCTCACACCAGCAGGACTTGGAGCAGTCGAGGTTTCAATTGTATTCTTGCTGGGAATATTTGGAACTGATGTAGCAACAGGAACTTCTATTGCTTTGCTTGACAGACTTATCAGCTATTGGAGTATACTGATCACAGGTGCCTTAGTGTATATATTTGATAAAACAGAATGA
- a CDS encoding glycosyltransferase family 39 protein gives MSKKRKELDVSSKVLDEKKSISSKYTLFSDRYLMLLTLITIIGFILRVYHLGKQSMWLDEAASFGYIQDTLLGTWDKSVLAKQAPLHMVFLHIMTFFSSSEFSLRFPSVIFGTLTIPVTYFLGYRLFGREEGIIAAFLLSISMMHLWYSQEARMYSQMVFFSALSLYFFYIAVHTNSKTNWVAYVVSSAMAFFSHYYAVFVIVPEVLYYVIMHVVFPLHKKEILSFKENTGLRDFLISMFGLLIVTSPLLIPFIQQSISRTSGAPTWGIAQSLSFIPTILVEFSTRSSSSSIIFILLFVLGLVVSAIYQREQSSYLGIYIFIPLLASYILAAKMPFSSRYLLFLLPAYLLFVARGITGVVYAIYPQNKKASNAKSQKMLIGVIALLLLLITVPLISQYYSSIQKNDWRSLSPNLENMTQQGDVVVPLPGYMYQPLVFYYSNSTDGTILKTNQGFDPDSLTITSNMYSRSWFLVTGDISAANPDGTALDWLQANTTYVGQITGIYIFTSPTV, from the coding sequence ATGTCTAAGAAGAGAAAAGAGTTAGATGTCAGTTCAAAAGTGCTTGATGAAAAAAAATCAATTTCCTCAAAATACACTTTATTTTCAGATAGATATCTGATGCTATTGACTTTAATTACCATCATTGGTTTCATATTAAGGGTATATCATCTTGGTAAGCAGTCAATGTGGTTGGATGAAGCTGCAAGTTTTGGGTATATTCAAGATACTCTTCTCGGTACATGGGATAAATCTGTACTGGCAAAGCAAGCTCCCCTTCATATGGTTTTTTTGCACATAATGACTTTTTTTAGTTCAAGTGAGTTTAGTCTGAGGTTCCCTTCTGTAATATTTGGAACATTGACGATTCCAGTAACTTATTTTTTAGGTTATCGTCTTTTTGGGAGAGAAGAGGGTATAATAGCTGCTTTCCTTCTATCAATTTCTATGATGCATTTGTGGTATTCCCAGGAAGCACGCATGTATTCACAGATGGTTTTTTTCTCGGCTTTATCACTCTATTTTTTCTACATTGCAGTTCATACGAATTCAAAAACCAATTGGGTAGCTTATGTAGTTTCATCAGCAATGGCTTTTTTTTCACATTACTATGCGGTTTTTGTTATAGTGCCGGAAGTTCTCTATTATGTAATAATGCATGTAGTCTTTCCATTGCACAAAAAAGAAATTTTATCTTTTAAAGAAAACACCGGCCTAAGGGATTTTCTTATTAGCATGTTTGGTCTTCTAATTGTGACCTCACCTTTGTTAATTCCTTTTATTCAACAATCTATCAGTCGTACATCAGGCGCACCAACATGGGGAATTGCACAGTCATTGAGCTTTATTCCAACTATATTGGTAGAGTTTAGTACACGCAGTTCATCATCCTCTATTATTTTTATATTACTTTTTGTACTGGGTTTGGTTGTGTCTGCAATATATCAAAGAGAACAATCTTCTTATCTGGGGATTTATATTTTTATTCCATTACTCGCAAGTTATATCTTGGCTGCTAAAATGCCTTTTAGTTCAAGATATCTTCTGTTTTTGCTACCAGCATATCTACTATTTGTGGCACGTGGAATCACCGGAGTGGTATATGCTATCTATCCACAAAATAAAAAAGCAAGCAATGCAAAGTCACAAAAAATGCTTATTGGAGTCATAGCTTTACTTCTTCTTTTGATTACTGTTCCCCTTATTTCGCAATATTATTCATCAATTCAAAAAAATGATTGGAGATCCCTGTCCCCAAATTTAGAAAATATGACACAACAGGGAGATGTAGTCGTTCCACTTCCTGGTTATATGTATCAGCCATTGGTATTCTATTATTCAAATTCAACTGATGGTACAATACTTAAGACAAACCAAGGATTCGATCCAGATTCATTGACAATCACTTCCAATATGTACTCTCGATCATGGTTCCTTGTAACCGGAGATATAAGCGCAGCAAACCCTGATGGTACAGCATTAGATTGGCTTCAGGCTAATACTACGTACGTGGGTCAGATAACAGGTATCTATATTTTCACATCACCGACAGTTTAA
- a CDS encoding flippase, translating to MYFKKIYSRIISVGEVQRQSIALLFGQISYTFLGFLSTMYFAHTLGSSVLGAYFLFLAYYGIINMISDGGFGGAATKRISEGEQQNEYFTAFFLLRLSVVIVVIFSLLVFREYFVDLNEAGLFNWLFLALIISLIYGSLINGIAGTGKMGIYAAGTFVSNTSKFIIQIIAVFLGYGVAGLVGGFIAGFFIASIIEFKFFELHFAKCEWSHVKNLLTFSFWLFLTSSGVVLYSHIDTIMIGYYMSNSDVGIYKVVFQFSTLAIVPTTAIRAALWPKISWWNKNNKIDLIEKSLSKAFTYSLMVSLPIFAGGIIIGKQLLYYFYGSDFKSGYLVLIILLFVQTINVFQFFITMYISALDRQKDSFKVTAIGASANIIVNLALIPIIGIEGAAIATLITMGLNTILAKKVLDSMITIKLNYDNTINIFKASAIMALLIGLYRYFIPISNIWMAVIPVLLGGAIYGILLLRYDRIICEELRGIFEQIRIPWPSWL from the coding sequence ATGTATTTTAAGAAAATATACTCAAGAATCATTAGTGTTGGAGAGGTGCAACGCCAAAGTATAGCCTTATTATTTGGACAGATATCTTATACGTTTCTCGGATTTCTTAGCACTATGTACTTTGCCCATACACTTGGCTCAAGTGTTCTGGGAGCCTATTTTCTTTTCCTTGCATACTACGGCATAATCAATATGATTAGTGATGGTGGGTTTGGAGGAGCTGCAACAAAACGCATAAGTGAAGGAGAACAGCAAAATGAATATTTCACAGCCTTCTTTCTATTACGTCTGTCAGTAGTAATAGTTGTTATCTTCAGCCTTTTAGTTTTCCGAGAATATTTTGTTGATCTGAATGAGGCAGGTCTTTTCAATTGGCTTTTCCTTGCATTGATAATATCACTCATTTACGGATCACTCATAAATGGAATTGCAGGCACTGGCAAAATGGGAATATATGCAGCGGGGACTTTCGTTAGCAATACCTCTAAATTTATAATTCAAATCATTGCAGTGTTCTTAGGATATGGTGTTGCAGGATTAGTAGGTGGATTTATTGCAGGATTTTTTATTGCTTCAATAATTGAATTCAAATTTTTTGAGTTACATTTTGCTAAGTGCGAATGGTCACATGTTAAAAATTTACTGACATTTTCATTCTGGTTATTCTTAACGTCATCGGGAGTAGTCCTATATTCACATATTGATACAATAATGATTGGATATTACATGAGTAATTCCGATGTTGGCATTTACAAAGTCGTTTTTCAATTTTCAACACTTGCAATTGTTCCAACAACTGCAATCCGTGCAGCATTGTGGCCAAAAATTAGTTGGTGGAACAAAAACAATAAAATAGATTTAATTGAAAAATCACTCTCTAAAGCCTTTACATATTCACTAATGGTATCTTTGCCCATATTTGCAGGAGGAATCATAATTGGAAAACAACTGCTTTACTATTTTTATGGTTCTGATTTTAAAAGTGGATATTTAGTACTTATCATTCTGCTTTTTGTGCAAACCATTAATGTCTTTCAATTTTTTATAACCATGTATATTAGTGCCCTTGACAGGCAAAAGGATTCATTTAAAGTTACAGCTATCGGTGCTTCGGCGAATATAATTGTTAACCTGGCACTTATACCAATTATTGGAATAGAGGGAGCTGCCATTGCAACCTTGATAACTATGGGACTAAACACCATTCTAGCAAAAAAAGTATTAGACAGCATGATTACAATAAAATTAAACTATGATAATACAATTAATATTTTCAAGGCATCTGCAATTATGGCTTTATTAATTGGATTATATCGATATTTTATACCCATATCCAACATTTGGATGGCAGTAATTCCAGTCCTCCTGGGAGGAGCAATATATGGAATACTATTATTAAGATATGATAGGATAATATGTGAAGAACTAAGAGGCATATTTGAACAAATAAGAATTCCATGGCCAAGTTGGTTGTAA
- the gmd gene encoding GDP-mannose 4,6-dehydratase, with protein sequence MTKNALITGISGQDGSYLAELLLDKGYNVYGLLRRLSSPNTSRIDHIIDSVELVQGDLSDQSSLDEAIRISEPDEVYNLAAQSFVGTSWNQPVHTADVTGIGVVRVLEAVRHFAPSARTYQASSSEMFGKVQETPQTEQTKFYPRSPYGFAKVFGYWACVNYRESYDMHISNGILFNHESPRRGIEFVTRKITDGVARIKNGLSDELRLGNLDARRDWGYAGDYVEAMWSMLQQGKPGDYVIATGETHSVQEFVELAFSRAGLDWEKYVVVDPKFVRPAEVQLLLGDPSKAKEVLGWKPKIKFKELVEMMVDADLKRFEGPKQ encoded by the coding sequence ATGACAAAAAATGCATTAATAACAGGTATTTCAGGGCAGGATGGGTCTTATTTAGCTGAGCTATTACTGGACAAAGGATACAATGTATATGGCCTTCTCAGAAGATTAAGTTCTCCAAATACTTCACGTATTGACCATATAATTGATAGTGTAGAACTGGTCCAGGGTGATTTAAGTGATCAGTCTTCACTTGATGAAGCAATCCGTATTTCTGAACCCGATGAAGTTTATAATCTTGCTGCCCAATCCTTTGTAGGAACATCCTGGAACCAACCTGTACATACTGCAGATGTAACAGGAATTGGTGTTGTACGTGTTCTTGAAGCAGTAAGACATTTTGCCCCATCTGCACGCACGTATCAGGCATCATCTAGTGAAATGTTTGGAAAAGTCCAGGAAACGCCACAAACTGAACAAACAAAATTTTACCCTAGAAGCCCATATGGCTTTGCTAAAGTTTTTGGATATTGGGCATGTGTGAATTATCGTGAAAGCTATGACATGCATATAAGCAATGGAATCTTGTTCAATCACGAATCACCTCGAAGAGGAATAGAATTTGTTACAAGGAAAATAACTGACGGCGTTGCACGAATTAAAAATGGTCTTTCTGATGAACTTAGGCTGGGAAACCTCGACGCAAGGAGGGACTGGGGATACGCAGGAGATTATGTTGAAGCTATGTGGAGTATGCTCCAGCAAGGTAAACCTGGTGATTACGTTATTGCAACAGGAGAAACTCATTCAGTTCAGGAATTTGTAGAACTTGCATTTTCAAGAGCAGGACTGGACTGGGAGAAATATGTAGTTGTTGATCCTAAATTTGTAAGACCGGCAGAGGTTCAATTACTTCTAGGAGATCCATCTAAAGCAAAGGAAGTGCTTGGATGGAAACCAAAGATAAAATTCAAGGAACTTGTTGAAATGATGGTTGATGCTGATTTAAAAAGATTTGAAGGCCCAAAGCAATAA
- a CDS encoding UDP-glucuronic acid decarboxylase family protein: MKAIVTGGAGFLGSHLCDLLLKEGHEVICIDNLITGNTKNISHIKSDKFTYLKYDVTKPLYFGDKIDYIFHLASPASPIDYLELPIQTLKVGALGTYNMLGLAKEQGARLLLASTSEVYGDPLVNPQTETYWGNVNPIGPRGVYDEAKRYAEAITMAYHTHHGVDTRIVRIFNTYGPRMRAGDGRVVPNFINQALKNEDITVYGNGSQTRSFCYVSDLVRGIYKLMMSDFYEPVNIGNPSEMSILEFAETVIKITNSDSKITYKDLPVDDPKVRRPDISRAKEVLGWEPEVDLREGLEKTVQYFKSEIC; the protein is encoded by the coding sequence ATGAAGGCAATAGTAACTGGCGGTGCAGGATTTTTAGGATCACATCTATGTGACTTATTGTTGAAGGAAGGACATGAAGTAATTTGTATTGATAATCTAATAACAGGCAATACAAAAAACATTTCTCATATTAAATCGGACAAATTCACATATTTGAAATATGATGTCACTAAGCCGCTATATTTTGGAGATAAAATTGATTATATATTTCATTTAGCAAGCCCTGCATCACCAATTGACTATCTGGAACTACCCATCCAAACTCTCAAAGTCGGAGCACTTGGTACATACAATATGCTAGGATTGGCAAAAGAACAAGGTGCAAGATTATTGCTTGCCTCTACTTCAGAGGTATACGGAGATCCTCTTGTAAATCCACAAACTGAAACTTATTGGGGAAATGTTAATCCAATTGGACCAAGAGGAGTTTATGATGAGGCTAAGAGATATGCAGAAGCGATAACAATGGCATATCACACCCATCATGGGGTTGATACGAGGATAGTCCGGATATTCAACACATATGGTCCTCGAATGCGAGCAGGAGATGGGAGAGTTGTACCTAACTTTATCAATCAGGCACTGAAAAATGAGGACATCACAGTCTATGGCAATGGATCACAAACGCGCTCATTCTGTTATGTTTCAGACCTTGTCAGGGGAATATACAAATTGATGATGTCTGACTTTTATGAACCTGTCAATATTGGAAATCCTTCAGAAATGTCCATTTTGGAATTTGCTGAAACTGTTATCAAAATTACAAATTCTGATTCAAAAATAACATACAAAGATCTTCCAGTTGATGATCCAAAGGTTAGAAGACCAGATATAAGCCGAGCGAAAGAAGTGCTTGGATGGGAACCGGAAGTTGATTTGAGAGAAGGACTGGAAAAAACGGTGCAGTATTTTAAAAGTGAAATATGCTGA
- a CDS encoding mannose-1-phosphate guanylyltransferase/mannose-6-phosphate isomerase, translating into MKSIILAGGSGTRLWPLSRELYPKQFLKIEDVSLFQETILRCLQISEISEIYVVTNELHKYFVIGQIEELGYEIPRDNILLEPEGKNTLPAIYYGITEIQKVHGNSMVAVFSSDHKLDKSAMETIKNARQLSSEHLVTFGILPKSPHTGYGYIKPGDKLNIGYKVSEFREKPDYKDAEKYISEGCLWNSGMFLFSTELFLNEVALYASDVKDSFESSNNIQDIFENVPNISIDYGIMEKSSKVAVVELNHKWSDLGNFNALYEELNKDEKGNCVLECEQLLLNSKNNFIYSSPEKLVSTIDINDLIVVDTSDALMICPRQSCEKVKDIVNVLKQRNDERVNLHETVYRPWGSYTLLEKSKKHKIKNISVLPGKKLSLQLHHHRSEHWVIVKGIACVENNEDKYFLRQGESTFIRAGMKHRLSNPGKLPLEIIEVQLGEYVEEDDIIRYDDEYGRVKKT; encoded by the coding sequence ATTAAATCAATAATACTTGCAGGTGGTTCTGGAACACGTCTTTGGCCTCTTAGCAGAGAACTATACCCTAAGCAATTTCTGAAAATAGAAGATGTTTCTTTGTTTCAGGAGACCATACTCAGATGTCTGCAGATATCTGAAATATCAGAGATTTATGTGGTAACAAACGAATTACACAAATATTTTGTTATTGGACAAATAGAAGAACTGGGATATGAAATCCCCAGAGACAATATACTTCTGGAACCTGAAGGAAAGAATACACTCCCTGCAATATATTATGGAATTACAGAAATACAAAAAGTACATGGAAATTCAATGGTAGCTGTTTTTTCTTCGGACCATAAACTTGACAAGAGTGCAATGGAAACCATAAAAAATGCTCGTCAATTAAGTTCAGAACACCTTGTTACTTTTGGAATATTACCAAAGTCCCCACATACTGGTTATGGATACATAAAACCTGGTGATAAATTAAATATCGGTTACAAAGTATCAGAATTCAGGGAAAAACCGGATTACAAAGATGCGGAAAAATATATTTCAGAAGGATGTCTCTGGAACAGTGGAATGTTCTTATTTTCTACAGAGTTATTTTTAAATGAAGTCGCCCTATACGCATCTGATGTGAAAGACTCTTTTGAGAGCTCTAATAATATCCAGGATATATTTGAAAATGTTCCGAATATATCAATAGATTATGGAATCATGGAAAAATCATCTAAGGTAGCTGTTGTTGAGCTTAACCATAAATGGAGTGATCTTGGGAACTTCAATGCACTTTATGAGGAACTCAATAAAGATGAGAAGGGAAATTGTGTACTTGAATGTGAGCAGTTATTATTGAATTCAAAAAACAATTTTATTTATTCAAGTCCAGAAAAACTAGTCTCTACAATTGATATTAATGACCTTATAGTTGTTGACACTAGTGATGCGCTGATGATTTGTCCTCGTCAAAGTTGTGAAAAAGTAAAAGATATAGTCAATGTTCTCAAACAAAGAAATGATGAAAGAGTGAATCTTCATGAAACTGTTTATCGACCATGGGGATCATACACACTTCTTGAAAAGTCAAAGAAACACAAGATTAAGAATATATCTGTTCTTCCAGGGAAAAAACTAAGCCTGCAGCTCCATCATCATAGAAGTGAACACTGGGTAATTGTAAAAGGAATTGCTTGCGTGGAAAACAATGAAGACAAATATTTCCTGCGTCAGGGTGAAAGCACATTCATAAGAGCAGGAATGAAACACAGACTTTCAAACCCTGGAAAACTGCCATTAGAAATAATTGAGGTTCAACTTGGAGAATACGTTGAAGAAGATGACATTATCAGATACGATGATGAATATGGAAGGGTTAAGAAAACTTAA